One genomic region from Pseudomonas hormoni encodes:
- the ftsZ gene encoding cell division protein FtsZ, whose amino-acid sequence MFELVDNIPASPVIKVIGVGGGGGNAVNHMVKSNIEGVEFICANTDAQALKSIGARTILQLGTGVTKGLGAGANPEVGRQAALEDRERIAEVLQGTNMVFITTGMGGGTGTGAAPIIAEVAKEMGILTVAVVTRPFPFEGRKRMQIADEGIRLLSESVDSLITIPNEKLLTILGKDASLLSAFAKADDVLAGAVRGISDIIKRPGMINVDFADVRTVMSEMGMAMMGTGCASGPNRAREATEAAIRNPLLEDVNLQGARGILVNITAGPDLSLGEYSDVGSIIEAFASEHAMVKVGTVIDPDMRDELHVTVVATGLGAKIEKPVKVIDNTVHTSMASQPQQSAPARQEAPAVNYRDLDRPTVMRNQAQAGAATAAKMNPQDDLDYLDIPAFLRRQAD is encoded by the coding sequence ATGTTCGAACTCGTAGACAACATCCCCGCAAGCCCGGTAATTAAAGTTATCGGTGTTGGCGGAGGCGGCGGCAACGCTGTCAATCACATGGTCAAGAGCAACATTGAAGGCGTTGAATTCATCTGCGCCAACACTGATGCCCAGGCGCTGAAGAGCATTGGCGCGCGGACCATCCTGCAACTGGGCACCGGCGTGACCAAAGGTCTCGGCGCTGGCGCCAACCCTGAAGTAGGTCGTCAGGCCGCTCTCGAAGATCGTGAGCGCATTGCCGAAGTCCTGCAGGGCACCAACATGGTGTTCATCACCACCGGCATGGGCGGTGGCACCGGTACCGGTGCTGCGCCGATCATTGCTGAAGTGGCCAAGGAAATGGGGATCCTCACCGTTGCGGTGGTGACCCGTCCGTTCCCGTTCGAAGGTCGCAAGCGCATGCAGATCGCCGACGAAGGTATTCGTCTGCTGTCCGAAAGCGTCGACTCGTTGATCACCATCCCCAACGAGAAGCTGCTGACCATCCTCGGCAAAGACGCCAGCCTGCTGTCGGCTTTCGCCAAGGCTGACGATGTACTGGCCGGTGCCGTTCGCGGTATCTCCGACATCATCAAGCGTCCGGGCATGATCAACGTCGACTTTGCCGACGTGCGTACCGTGATGAGCGAAATGGGCATGGCGATGATGGGCACTGGCTGCGCCAGCGGTCCGAACCGTGCACGCGAGGCCACCGAAGCGGCCATTCGCAACCCGTTGCTGGAAGACGTGAACCTGCAAGGTGCACGCGGCATCCTGGTGAACATCACCGCCGGTCCTGACCTGTCCCTGGGTGAGTACTCCGACGTGGGTAGCATCATCGAAGCCTTCGCTTCCGAGCACGCGATGGTCAAGGTCGGTACCGTTATCGATCCGGACATGCGCGACGAGCTGCACGTGACTGTGGTTGCCACTGGTCTGGGCGCGAAAATCGAGAAGCCTGTGAAGGTCATCGACAACACCGTTCACACCTCCATGGCGTCGCAGCCGCAACAATCGGCTCCCGCTCGTCAGGAAGCGCCAGCGGTGAACTACCGTGATCTGGACCGTCCGACCGTCATGCGCAACCAGGCTCAGGCCGGTGCTGCGACTGCCGCGAAGATGAATCCGCAAGATGATCTGGACTACCTGGACATCCCGGCTTTCCTGCGTCGTCAGGCCGATTAA
- the ftsW gene encoding putative lipid II flippase FtsW, translating into MSLLNIIKPYPSPLITGRGIDLDFPMLAGCLALLGLGLVMIASASTEVAAVQSGSALYYMIRHLIYVVLGLGACIVTMMIPIATWQRLGWLMLIGAFGLLVMVIIPGIGREVNGSMRWIGFSFFNVQPSEIAKVFVVIYLAGYLVRRQKEVRESWMGFFKPFIVLLPMAGLLLMEPDFGATVVMMGAAAAMLFLGGVGLFRFSLMVVLAVAAVVLLIQVQPYRMARLTNFADPWADQFGAGYQLSQALIAFGRGEWLGVGLGNSVQKQFYLPEAHTDFVFSVLAEELGAVGSLCTVALFVFVCIRGMYIGYWAEKAKQFFAAYIAYGLSFLWIGQFLINIGVNVGLLPTKGLTLPFLSYGGSSLVICCACLGLLLRIEWESRTHLGSEEMEFHESDFAEESTHGR; encoded by the coding sequence ATGAGCCTGCTTAACATCATCAAGCCGTATCCTTCGCCGCTCATTACCGGGCGCGGCATTGACCTCGATTTCCCGATGCTCGCCGGTTGCCTGGCCTTGCTCGGCCTCGGGCTGGTGATGATTGCATCGGCCTCGACCGAAGTGGCGGCCGTGCAGTCGGGCAGTGCGCTGTACTACATGATTCGCCATTTGATCTACGTGGTGCTGGGCCTGGGTGCCTGCATCGTCACCATGATGATTCCGATCGCCACCTGGCAACGCCTGGGCTGGCTGATGCTGATTGGTGCGTTCGGTTTGCTGGTGATGGTGATCATTCCGGGGATCGGCCGTGAAGTGAACGGTTCGATGCGCTGGATCGGTTTCAGTTTCTTCAACGTTCAGCCTTCCGAGATCGCCAAGGTGTTCGTGGTGATCTACCTCGCCGGTTATCTGGTGCGTCGCCAGAAAGAAGTGCGTGAAAGCTGGATGGGTTTCTTCAAGCCGTTCATCGTGCTGCTGCCGATGGCGGGCCTGTTGCTGATGGAGCCGGACTTCGGTGCCACCGTCGTGATGATGGGTGCGGCTGCGGCGATGCTGTTCCTCGGCGGGGTCGGGCTGTTCCGTTTTTCCTTGATGGTGGTTCTGGCGGTCGCGGCGGTGGTGTTGCTGATTCAAGTGCAGCCGTATCGAATGGCGCGCCTGACCAACTTTGCCGATCCGTGGGCTGACCAGTTCGGTGCCGGTTATCAGTTGTCGCAGGCATTGATCGCGTTTGGTCGCGGCGAATGGCTGGGCGTGGGCCTGGGCAACAGCGTGCAGAAACAGTTCTACCTGCCGGAAGCCCACACCGACTTCGTGTTTTCGGTCCTGGCCGAAGAACTGGGCGCCGTGGGGTCCTTGTGCACGGTCGCGCTGTTCGTCTTCGTCTGTATTCGTGGCATGTACATCGGTTATTGGGCCGAGAAGGCCAAGCAATTTTTTGCCGCTTACATCGCGTATGGCCTGTCGTTCCTGTGGATTGGTCAGTTCCTGATCAATATCGGGGTGAACGTCGGCCTGCTGCCAACCAAGGGTCTGACCCTGCCGTTCCTCAGTTATGGCGGCAGTTCGTTGGTGATCTGCTGCGCCTGTCTCGGCCTGTTGCTGCGCATTGAGTGGGAGAGTCGAACCCACCTCGGCAGCGAAGAGATGGAGTTTCATGAGAGCGACTTCGCCGAGGAGTCGACCCATGGGCGCTAA
- the murG gene encoding undecaprenyldiphospho-muramoylpentapeptide beta-N-acetylglucosaminyltransferase, translating to MGANVLIMAGGTGGHVFPALACAREFQARGYTVHWLGTPRGIENDLVPLAGIELHRINASGLRGKGKLSLLKAPLMLLKSVWQARAIIRQLQPVCVVGFGGYVTGPGGVAAKLAGVPVIVHEQNAVAGTANRLLVPLAARVCEAFPDTFTLSDSRRTTGNPVRTELFLDTPRPALAGRKARLLILGGSLGAEPLNKLLPEALSQVAPDLRPEVFHQAGKNHDEVTAERYRAAGVEAQVQPFIKDMAHAYGWADLVVCRAGALTISELAAAGLPSMLVPLPHAIDDHQTRNADYLAREGAAFLMPQRTTGAADLAARLTEVLMQPQRLTDMATAARRLAKPDATRNVVDTCLEVAHG from the coding sequence ATGGGCGCTAACGTTTTGATCATGGCGGGCGGCACCGGTGGCCACGTGTTCCCGGCGCTGGCCTGCGCTCGCGAATTCCAGGCACGCGGTTACACCGTGCATTGGCTCGGGACGCCGCGTGGCATCGAGAACGATCTGGTGCCGCTGGCCGGTATCGAACTGCATCGGATCAATGCCAGCGGTTTGCGTGGCAAGGGCAAATTATCCCTGCTCAAGGCGCCGTTGATGTTGCTCAAATCCGTCTGGCAGGCGCGGGCGATCATTCGCCAGCTGCAGCCGGTGTGCGTGGTCGGCTTCGGTGGTTATGTGACCGGCCCTGGCGGCGTTGCAGCCAAACTGGCCGGCGTGCCGGTGATCGTTCACGAACAGAACGCCGTGGCCGGTACCGCCAATCGGTTGCTGGTGCCGTTGGCCGCCCGAGTCTGTGAAGCGTTCCCCGACACCTTTACCCTGTCGGACAGCCGACGGACCACCGGTAATCCGGTGCGCACCGAGCTGTTCCTCGACACACCGCGACCAGCCCTGGCCGGTCGCAAGGCGCGTTTGCTGATCCTGGGCGGAAGCCTGGGCGCAGAACCGTTGAACAAGTTGCTGCCTGAAGCCCTGTCGCAAGTCGCCCCCGACCTGCGCCCGGAAGTATTCCATCAGGCCGGCAAAAACCACGATGAAGTGACTGCAGAGCGCTATCGCGCGGCTGGCGTCGAGGCGCAAGTGCAGCCTTTCATCAAAGACATGGCCCACGCCTATGGCTGGGCCGACCTGGTGGTGTGCCGCGCAGGCGCATTGACCATCAGTGAACTGGCCGCCGCCGGTCTGCCCTCGATGCTGGTGCCGTTGCCCCACGCGATCGACGATCACCAGACCCGCAACGCCGATTATTTGGCCCGTGAAGGCGCTGCCTTCCTGATGCCGCAAAGAACGACTGGCGCAGCGGATCTAGCCGCACGCCTGACAGAGGTCCTGATGCAACCACAACGACTCACCGACATGGCCACTGCGGCACGCCGCCTGGCCAAACCCGATGCGACCCGTAACGTGGTCGATACCTGCCTGGAGGTGGCCCATGGTTGA
- a CDS encoding D-alanine--D-alanine ligase, producing the protein MTAAYANLVSTIAPKDFGRVAVLFGGKSAEREVSLKSGNAVLDALQSAGVDAFGLDVGDDLLQRLLNEKIDRAFIILHGRGGEDGSMQGLLECLGIPYTGSGILASALAMDKLRTKQVWHSLGIPTPRHAVLSSEADCISAATELGFPLIVKPAHEGSSIGMAKVTSAPELIDAWKAASTYDSQVLVEQWIQGPEFTIATLRDQVLPPIALGTTHSFYDYDAKYVASDTQYRIPCGLDSTKEKELMDLTAKACEALGIAGWGRADVMQDADGQFWFLEVNTAPGMTDHSLVPMAARAAGLDFQQLVLAILAASIEARG; encoded by the coding sequence ATGACTGCTGCTTACGCCAACCTCGTCTCCACAATCGCGCCGAAAGATTTCGGCCGCGTCGCCGTGCTGTTCGGCGGCAAGAGTGCCGAGCGTGAGGTGTCCCTGAAGTCGGGCAACGCGGTTCTCGATGCGCTGCAAAGCGCCGGTGTGGACGCGTTCGGTCTCGACGTGGGTGATGACCTGTTGCAGCGTTTGCTCAACGAAAAAATCGATCGCGCCTTCATCATTCTCCACGGTCGTGGCGGTGAAGACGGCAGCATGCAAGGCCTGCTGGAATGCCTGGGCATTCCGTACACCGGCAGCGGCATTCTGGCCTCGGCACTGGCCATGGACAAGCTGCGCACCAAACAGGTCTGGCACAGCCTCGGCATTCCGACGCCACGCCACGCGGTATTGAGTTCCGAGGCCGATTGTATTTCGGCGGCGACGGAACTGGGCTTCCCTTTGATCGTCAAACCGGCCCATGAAGGTTCAAGTATCGGGATGGCCAAAGTGACGTCCGCGCCCGAGTTGATCGACGCGTGGAAAGCGGCCAGTACCTACGATTCGCAAGTGTTGGTCGAGCAATGGATTCAAGGTCCGGAGTTCACCATCGCCACCCTGCGTGACCAGGTGTTGCCACCGATTGCCCTGGGCACGACGCACAGTTTCTACGACTACGACGCCAAGTACGTGGCTTCCGATACCCAGTACCGGATTCCATGCGGCCTCGACAGCACCAAGGAAAAAGAACTGATGGACCTCACGGCGAAAGCCTGTGAGGCGCTGGGTATCGCCGGTTGGGGCAGGGCAGACGTGATGCAGGACGCCGACGGGCAGTTCTGGTTCCTCGAAGTCAACACCGCACCGGGCATGACCGATCACAGTCTGGTGCCGATGGCGGCCCGTGCTGCCGGTCTGGATTTCCAGCAGTTGGTTCTGGCGATTCTGGCAGCCAGCATCGAGGCGCGAGGTTAA
- the mraY gene encoding phospho-N-acetylmuramoyl-pentapeptide-transferase, whose protein sequence is MLLLLAEYLQQFYKGFAVFQYLTLRGILGVLTALVLSLCYGPWMIRTLQNRQIGQSVRNDGPQSHLSKSGTPTMGGALILSSIGVSTLLWADLSNRYVWTVLLVTLLFGAIGWVDDYRKVIEKNSKGLPSRWKYFWQSVFGLGAAIFLYMTAATPVETTLILPMLKDYSIPLGAGFIVLTYFVIVGSSNAVNLTDGLDGLAIMPTVMVGGGLGIFCYLSGNVKFAEYLLIPYVPGAGELIVFCGALIGAGLGFLWFNTYPAQVFMGDVGALALGAALGTIAVIVRQEIVLFIMGGVFVMETLSVVIQVASFKLTGRRVFRMAPIHHHFELKGWPEPRVIVRFWIITVILVLVGLATLKLR, encoded by the coding sequence ATGCTGCTGCTGTTAGCGGAGTACCTGCAACAGTTCTACAAAGGCTTCGCGGTCTTCCAGTACCTGACCCTGCGCGGGATTCTTGGTGTGTTGACCGCGCTGGTCCTGTCGCTGTGCTACGGCCCGTGGATGATCCGCACGTTGCAGAACCGTCAGATCGGTCAGTCCGTTCGTAATGACGGCCCGCAATCGCACCTGTCCAAATCCGGTACGCCGACCATGGGCGGCGCGCTGATCCTGTCGTCGATCGGTGTCAGCACTTTGCTTTGGGCTGACCTGAGCAACCGCTATGTGTGGACCGTGTTGCTGGTCACGTTGCTGTTCGGTGCCATCGGCTGGGTCGATGACTATCGCAAGGTCATCGAGAAAAACTCCAAAGGCCTGCCGAGCCGCTGGAAGTACTTCTGGCAATCGGTGTTCGGCCTCGGCGCAGCGATCTTCCTTTATATGACCGCTGCGACGCCGGTCGAAACTACCCTGATCCTGCCGATGCTCAAGGACTACAGCATTCCGCTGGGTGCTGGCTTCATCGTCCTGACCTATTTCGTGATCGTCGGCTCGAGCAACGCGGTCAACCTGACCGACGGCCTCGACGGCCTGGCGATCATGCCGACCGTGATGGTCGGCGGTGGCCTGGGCATTTTCTGCTACCTGTCGGGTAACGTGAAATTCGCGGAATACCTGCTGATCCCGTACGTACCGGGCGCAGGCGAACTGATCGTGTTCTGCGGTGCGCTGATCGGTGCGGGCCTTGGTTTCCTCTGGTTCAACACCTATCCGGCACAAGTCTTCATGGGCGACGTTGGCGCACTGGCGCTGGGCGCAGCCCTGGGCACCATCGCGGTGATCGTCCGTCAGGAAATCGTCCTGTTCATCATGGGCGGTGTGTTCGTGATGGAAACCCTGTCGGTGGTCATTCAGGTTGCTTCTTTCAAGCTGACCGGTCGCCGCGTGTTCCGCATGGCGCCGATTCACCACCACTTTGAACTCAAGGGCTGGCCCGAGCCGCGCGTGATTGTCCGTTTCTGGATCATCACCGTGATTCTCGTGCTGGTTGGCCTTGCCACCCTGAAGCTGAGGTAG
- the murC gene encoding UDP-N-acetylmuramate--L-alanine ligase, which produces MVENQKAMPQPEMRRIRRIHFVGIGGVGMCGIAEVLLNLGYEVSGSDLKASPVTERLESFGAQIFIGHRAENAAAADVLVVSSAVNTSNPEVATALERRIPVVPRAEMLAELMRYRHGIAVAGTHGKTTTTSLIASVFAAGGLDPTFVIGGRLNAAGTNAQLGTSRYLIAEADESDASFLHLQPLVAVVTNIDADHMATYDGDFNKLKKTFVEFLHNLPFYGLAVVCLDDPVVREILPQVKRPAVTYGFGDDCDVRAINVRQQGMQTFFTVLRPDREPLDVSVNMPGNHNVLNALATICIATDEGVSDEAIVQGLSGFQGVGRRFQVYGELPVEDGSVMLVDDYGHHPTEVAAVIKAVRGGWPERRLVMVYQPHRYSRTRDLYDDFVNVLADANVLLLMEVYPAGEEPIPGADSRKLCNSIRQRGQLDPIYIERGVDLAPVVKPLLRAGDILLCQGAGDIGGLAPKLLKSPLFAGTVAAPSVGKLK; this is translated from the coding sequence ATGGTTGAGAATCAGAAAGCCATGCCGCAACCGGAAATGCGCCGCATTCGTCGCATCCACTTCGTCGGTATCGGCGGCGTGGGCATGTGCGGGATCGCCGAAGTGTTGCTGAACCTGGGCTATGAAGTGTCCGGTTCCGACCTGAAAGCTTCGCCGGTCACCGAGCGTCTTGAATCGTTCGGTGCTCAAATCTTCATCGGCCACCGCGCCGAGAACGCTGCCGCTGCCGACGTGCTGGTGGTGTCGAGCGCCGTGAACACCTCCAACCCGGAAGTCGCCACCGCGCTGGAACGCCGTATCCCGGTGGTGCCACGCGCCGAGATGCTGGCTGAGCTGATGCGCTATCGCCACGGCATCGCCGTCGCCGGTACGCACGGCAAAACCACCACCACCAGCCTGATCGCTTCGGTGTTCGCTGCCGGTGGCCTGGACCCGACGTTCGTCATCGGTGGTCGTCTGAATGCCGCGGGCACCAATGCCCAGCTAGGCACCAGCCGTTACCTGATCGCCGAAGCCGACGAAAGCGACGCCAGTTTCCTGCACCTGCAGCCGCTGGTGGCCGTGGTCACCAACATCGACGCCGACCACATGGCGACCTATGACGGTGACTTCAACAAACTGAAGAAAACCTTCGTCGAGTTCCTGCACAACCTGCCGTTCTACGGTCTGGCGGTGGTGTGCCTGGACGACCCGGTGGTGCGTGAAATCCTGCCGCAGGTCAAACGTCCGGCCGTCACTTACGGCTTCGGCGATGACTGCGACGTGCGCGCGATCAATGTGCGTCAGCAGGGCATGCAGACCTTCTTCACCGTGCTGCGTCCTGACCGCGAGCCGCTGGACGTCTCGGTGAACATGCCGGGCAATCACAACGTGCTGAACGCGCTAGCCACCATCTGCATCGCCACTGACGAAGGCGTCAGCGACGAAGCCATCGTCCAGGGTCTGTCCGGGTTCCAGGGTGTGGGCCGACGCTTCCAGGTCTATGGCGAACTGCCGGTCGAAGACGGCAGCGTGATGCTGGTCGACGATTACGGTCACCACCCGACCGAAGTTGCTGCCGTGATCAAAGCCGTGCGCGGTGGCTGGCCGGAGCGTCGCCTGGTGATGGTTTACCAGCCGCACCGTTACAGCCGCACCCGCGACCTGTACGACGATTTCGTCAATGTACTGGCCGACGCCAACGTCCTGTTGCTGATGGAAGTGTATCCGGCCGGCGAAGAGCCGATCCCGGGCGCCGACAGCCGCAAGCTGTGCAACAGCATCCGTCAGCGTGGCCAGCTCGACCCGATCTACATCGAGCGCGGTGTCGACCTCGCGCCGGTGGTCAAGCCGCTGCTGCGTGCCGGCGACATCCTGCTGTGCCAGGGCGCCGGTGATATCGGCGGTCTTGCACCGAAACTGTTGAAGAGTCCGTTGTTCGCTGGCACGGTTGCCGCGCCGAGCGTGGGGAAGTTGAAATGA
- the murD gene encoding UDP-N-acetylmuramoyl-L-alanine--D-glutamate ligase, with amino-acid sequence MSLIASDHFRIVVGLGKSGMSLVRFLANRGTSFAVADTRDNPPELATLKRDYPHVEVRCGELDVEFLCRADELYVSPGLALATPALQAAAARGVKLSGDIELFARNAKAPIVAISGSNAKSTVTTLVGEMAAAAGKRVAVGGNLGTPALDLLRDDVELYVMELSSFQLETTDQLNAEVATVLNVSEDHMDRYSGLPAYHLAKHRIFRGARQFVVNRQDALSRPLMGEGQPCWTFGLSKPDFKAFGIREEDGEKYLAFEFQNLMPVRELKVRGAHNQSNALAALALGHAVGLPFDAMLSSLRTFAGLEHRCQWVRDLDGVGYYNDSKATNVGAALAAIEGLGADIDGKVVLIAGGDGKGAEFSDLRDPVAANCRAVILMGRDSDKIGDAIGDAVPLIRVGSLVEAVEQCRAAAQPGDVVLLSPACASFDMFKNYEDRGHQFVRAVEDLA; translated from the coding sequence GTGTCTCTGATCGCTTCTGACCACTTCCGCATCGTTGTCGGCCTCGGCAAGAGCGGCATGTCCCTGGTTCGCTTCCTGGCGAACCGGGGCACGTCGTTTGCCGTCGCCGATACGCGGGACAATCCACCGGAACTGGCCACGCTCAAGCGTGACTATCCGCACGTGGAAGTGCGTTGTGGCGAGCTGGACGTCGAATTCCTGTGCCGTGCCGACGAGCTCTACGTGAGCCCCGGCCTGGCGCTGGCGACCCCGGCCCTGCAGGCCGCTGCTGCCCGTGGCGTGAAATTGTCCGGTGACATCGAGCTCTTCGCGCGTAACGCGAAGGCGCCGATTGTCGCCATCAGCGGTTCCAACGCGAAAAGCACCGTGACCACCCTGGTGGGCGAGATGGCGGCTGCGGCGGGCAAGCGCGTCGCCGTCGGCGGCAACCTTGGCACTCCGGCGCTGGATCTGCTTCGCGATGACGTCGAGCTGTACGTGATGGAACTGTCGAGCTTCCAGCTCGAAACCACCGACCAGCTCAACGCCGAAGTGGCGACTGTGCTCAACGTCAGCGAAGACCACATGGACCGCTACAGCGGTCTGCCGGCCTATCACCTGGCCAAGCACCGGATCTTCCGTGGCGCCAGACAGTTCGTGGTCAACCGTCAGGATGCCCTGAGCCGTCCGTTGATGGGCGAAGGTCAGCCTTGCTGGACCTTCGGTTTGAGCAAGCCCGATTTCAAGGCCTTCGGTATCCGGGAAGAGGACGGCGAGAAATACCTGGCCTTCGAATTCCAGAACCTGATGCCGGTGCGCGAGTTGAAAGTTCGCGGTGCCCACAACCAGTCCAACGCCCTGGCGGCATTGGCCCTGGGGCACGCGGTCGGCCTGCCGTTCGACGCCATGCTGTCGAGCCTGCGCACGTTCGCCGGGCTTGAGCATCGCTGCCAGTGGGTTCGTGATCTCGATGGCGTGGGCTATTACAACGATTCCAAAGCCACCAACGTTGGCGCCGCACTGGCTGCCATCGAGGGCCTGGGCGCGGACATCGACGGCAAGGTCGTGCTGATCGCCGGTGGCGACGGCAAGGGTGCCGAGTTCAGTGATCTGCGTGATCCGGTGGCGGCCAACTGCCGCGCCGTGATCCTGATGGGGCGCGACTCCGACAAGATCGGCGATGCCATTGGCGACGCCGTGCCGCTGATCCGCGTCGGTTCGCTGGTCGAAGCGGTGGAACAATGCCGCGCCGCTGCGCAACCGGGCGACGTGGTGCTGTTGTCGCCGGCCTGCGCCAGTTTCGACATGTTCAAGAATTACGAAGACCGTGGTCACCAGTTCGTCCGCGCCGTGGAGGATCTGGCATGA
- the ftsA gene encoding cell division protein FtsA, which yields MANVQSGKMIVGLDIGTSKVVALVGEVSDDGTLEIVGIGTHPSRGLKKGVVVNIESTVQSIQRAIEEAQLMAGCRIHSAFVGVAGNHIRSLNSHGIVAIRDREVSSADLERVLDAAQAVAIPADQRVLHTLPQDYVIDNQEGVREPLGMSGVRLEAKVHVVTCAVNAAQNIEKCVRRCGLEIDDIILEQLASAYSVLTDDEKELGVCLVDIGGGTTDIAIFTEGAIRHTAVIPIAGDQVTNDIAMALRTPTQYAEEIKIRYACALAKLAGAGETIKVPSVGDRPPRELSRQALAEVVEPRYDELFTLIQAELRRSGYEDLIPAGIVLTGGTSKMEGAVELAEEIFHMPVRLGVPHGVKGLDDVVRNPIYSTGVGLLMYGLQKQSDGISFSGISSRDSYSNEEPKAALIDRIKSWVQGNF from the coding sequence ATGGCAAACGTGCAAAGCGGCAAAATGATCGTCGGTCTCGATATCGGCACCTCCAAGGTGGTGGCGCTGGTAGGCGAGGTCTCGGACGACGGCACGCTGGAAATCGTCGGGATCGGCACTCATCCGTCCCGCGGCCTGAAGAAAGGCGTGGTGGTGAACATCGAGTCCACCGTGCAGTCGATCCAGCGCGCCATCGAAGAAGCGCAGCTGATGGCCGGTTGCCGGATCCACTCGGCGTTCGTCGGCGTGGCGGGCAATCACATCCGCAGCCTGAACTCCCACGGCATCGTGGCGATTCGTGATCGCGAAGTCAGCTCCGCCGACCTTGAGCGCGTCCTCGACGCGGCCCAGGCCGTGGCGATTCCGGCTGACCAGCGCGTGCTGCATACCCTGCCGCAGGATTACGTGATCGATAACCAGGAAGGCGTTCGTGAGCCGCTGGGCATGTCGGGCGTACGTCTGGAAGCCAAGGTTCACGTGGTCACCTGCGCCGTCAACGCCGCACAGAACATTGAAAAATGCGTGCGCCGCTGCGGTCTGGAAATCGACGACATCATTCTCGAGCAACTGGCGTCCGCGTACTCGGTGCTGACCGACGACGAAAAAGAGCTGGGCGTGTGCCTGGTGGACATCGGCGGCGGTACCACCGACATCGCGATCTTCACCGAAGGCGCGATCCGTCACACAGCAGTGATCCCGATTGCGGGCGATCAGGTGACCAACGACATCGCCATGGCGTTGCGCACCCCGACCCAGTACGCCGAAGAGATCAAGATCCGCTACGCCTGCGCCCTGGCCAAACTGGCCGGTGCCGGCGAAACCATCAAGGTGCCAAGCGTTGGCGACCGTCCACCGCGCGAGCTGTCCCGCCAGGCCCTGGCCGAAGTGGTCGAGCCGCGTTACGACGAGCTGTTCACGCTGATCCAGGCCGAACTGCGTCGCAGCGGCTACGAAGACCTGATCCCGGCCGGCATCGTGCTGACCGGCGGTACTTCGAAGATGGAAGGCGCGGTCGAACTGGCCGAAGAGATCTTCCACATGCCGGTCCGCCTGGGCGTGCCCCATGGCGTCAAGGGCCTCGACGATGTGGTGCGCAACCCGATTTATTCCACCGGCGTTGGCCTGTTGATGTACGGCCTGCAAAAGCAGTCCGACGGGATTTCGTTCTCGGGCATCAGCAGCCGCGACAGCTACAGCAATGAAGAGCCGAAAGCCGCCTTGATCGATCGCATCAAGAGCTGGGTGCAAGGCAACTTCTAA
- a CDS encoding cell division protein FtsQ/DivIB, producing the protein MQGAQLRHQPPPAPGRKPVPRGASRMVAKEPMSARLPKANFGFLKALFWPVMLVALGFGTYEGAQRLLPYADRPITKVAVQGDLSYISQQAVQQRIAPYVASSFFTIDLASMRTELEQMPWIAHAEVRRVWPDQVVIRLEEQLPVARWGDESLLNNQGQAFTPRELANYEHLPQLFGPQRAQQQVMQQYQVLSQMLRPLGFSIARLELRERGSWFLTTGAGSSGPGIELLLGRGNLVEKMRRFIAIYDKTLKEQITNIARIDLRYANGLAVGWREPVAPTTAQPAVAKN; encoded by the coding sequence ATGCAAGGCGCACAGCTAAGACATCAGCCCCCACCAGCACCCGGCCGCAAGCCGGTGCCACGGGGTGCCAGCCGAATGGTGGCCAAAGAGCCGATGTCCGCGCGCCTGCCGAAAGCCAATTTTGGTTTTCTCAAAGCCTTGTTCTGGCCGGTGATGCTGGTGGCGCTGGGGTTCGGTACTTACGAAGGCGCGCAGCGTTTGTTGCCGTACGCCGACCGGCCGATCACCAAGGTCGCGGTGCAGGGCGACCTGAGCTACATCAGCCAGCAAGCGGTGCAGCAGCGGATCGCCCCGTACGTGGCGTCGAGCTTCTTCACCATCGACCTGGCGAGCATGCGCACCGAGCTGGAACAGATGCCCTGGATTGCCCACGCCGAAGTGCGTCGGGTGTGGCCGGATCAAGTGGTGATCCGCCTGGAAGAACAACTGCCGGTGGCCCGTTGGGGCGATGAGTCGCTGTTGAACAACCAGGGGCAGGCGTTCACCCCGCGTGAGCTGGCGAACTACGAACACTTGCCACAGCTGTTCGGCCCACAACGGGCTCAGCAGCAAGTGATGCAGCAATACCAGGTGCTGAGCCAGATGCTCAGGCCGCTGGGCTTCTCGATTGCACGCCTGGAGTTGCGTGAACGGGGCAGCTGGTTCCTGACCACCGGTGCCGGCAGCTCGGGCCCGGGAATCGAACTGCTGCTGGGCCGCGGCAACCTGGTGGAAAAGATGCGCCGTTTCATTGCCATCTACGACAAGACGCTTAAAGAACAGATTACGAACATTGCGCGCATCGATCTGCGCTACGCCAACGGCCTCGCTGTTGGCTGGCGGGAACCTGTAGCGCCCACGACAGCCCAACCCGCTGTCGCGAAGAATTAA